In the genome of Haloarcula sp. CBA1129, one region contains:
- a CDS encoding succinylglutamate desuccinylase/aspartoacylase family protein: MEYTSVTHTTSDRQLGRLPSGRDVSVTVHRYVGGPGPTVYIQAAQHGIELNGPAALRRLHDHLADASIAGTVIVVPVVNQLAFDHRSYMTPGEYDVMNPNLNRVWPGDAAGSLQEQFAARLWELVTDADAAVDLHTGTADMLEHVRCRAGDPAAKRLAEAFGTAYRLTDGHEDAGDNGSGGTFRAAASAAGIPVITAELSNSRRIAQDAVTAGVDGIRNLLRERAVLPAEPEARTEQTVLRNDAEAVTAAESGLFECRSDIAVGDTVDAGERLGTVYEPSSFEQQQIVSATERGVLFSLAKESVVVKGERLAGIATPR, translated from the coding sequence ATGGAATACACGTCCGTCACGCACACGACATCTGACCGACAGCTCGGACGGTTGCCATCGGGGAGAGACGTGTCCGTGACCGTGCACCGATACGTCGGCGGCCCCGGCCCGACAGTGTACATTCAGGCGGCACAACACGGTATCGAACTCAACGGCCCAGCCGCGTTACGGCGGCTCCACGACCACCTTGCTGACGCGTCCATCGCTGGCACAGTCATCGTCGTTCCGGTGGTGAACCAGCTCGCGTTCGACCACCGGTCGTACATGACTCCCGGCGAGTACGACGTGATGAACCCGAACCTCAACCGCGTGTGGCCGGGCGACGCGGCCGGGAGCCTACAGGAACAGTTCGCGGCTCGCCTGTGGGAACTCGTAACTGACGCCGACGCGGCGGTCGACCTCCACACCGGCACAGCAGACATGCTGGAGCACGTCAGGTGTCGGGCGGGCGACCCCGCCGCCAAGCGCCTCGCCGAAGCGTTCGGCACTGCATACAGGCTGACCGACGGACACGAGGACGCCGGCGACAACGGCTCTGGTGGGACGTTCCGCGCTGCGGCTTCGGCGGCCGGGATTCCGGTTATCACCGCGGAGCTCTCGAACAGTCGCCGGATAGCACAGGACGCGGTTACGGCTGGTGTCGACGGGATACGGAATCTCCTGCGCGAACGGGCAGTTCTTCCGGCAGAGCCCGAGGCCCGGACTGAGCAGACGGTGCTTCGAAACGACGCAGAAGCGGTCACCGCAGCAGAGTCGGGACTGTTCGAGTGTCGGTCGGATATCGCCGTCGGCGACACCGTCGATGCCGGGGAACGGCTGGGGACGGTCTACGAGCCCTCCTCGTTCGAGCAACAACAAATCGTCTCAGCGACAGAACGAGGGGTACTATTCTCACTTGCCAAGGAATCTGTGGTCGTCAAAGGGGAGCGTCTCGCCGGTATCGCAACACCACGGTAA
- a CDS encoding methylenetetrahydrofolate reductase, with protein sequence MALGTRAVADSQGVRTLLTSARFELMPFESFDEEITHLPDNATIAITTSPQLGIEKTVEKTEEAAEMGYDVVPHIAARYVEDREQLEEIAERLAQAGITDIFVPGGDREEPAGEYESALDLLEALAETEYAFEEVGITGYPEGHDFIDDETLAESMAQKAPHATYIVTQLCYDPDTVLEWVGDIRARGVDLPVEVGIPGVMNYQRLMQISQKVGVGDSIKFLRKTTGILGFVKQLVGSRGTYEPDELIDGLAPYVGDDEYNIRGIHIYTFNQTPDTEQWRRNRLDT encoded by the coding sequence ATGGCCCTCGGAACTCGCGCTGTCGCAGACAGTCAGGGTGTCAGGACGCTGCTGACGAGCGCCCGGTTCGAACTGATGCCGTTCGAGAGCTTCGACGAGGAGATAACCCACCTCCCCGACAACGCCACTATCGCGATCACGACCTCGCCACAGCTCGGCATCGAGAAGACCGTCGAGAAGACGGAGGAAGCCGCGGAGATGGGGTACGATGTCGTGCCACACATCGCGGCTCGATATGTAGAGGATAGAGAACAGCTCGAAGAGATCGCCGAGCGGCTGGCACAGGCAGGCATCACCGACATCTTCGTCCCGGGCGGTGACCGCGAGGAACCGGCCGGTGAGTACGAGTCGGCGCTCGACCTGCTCGAAGCGCTCGCAGAGACCGAGTACGCCTTCGAGGAAGTCGGCATCACGGGCTACCCCGAAGGCCACGACTTCATCGACGACGAGACGCTGGCGGAGTCGATGGCACAGAAAGCGCCACATGCGACGTACATCGTCACCCAGCTCTGTTACGACCCGGATACGGTGCTGGAGTGGGTCGGAGACATCCGTGCTCGCGGTGTCGACCTCCCAGTCGAGGTGGGAATCCCGGGTGTGATGAACTACCAGCGGTTAATGCAGATTTCCCAGAAAGTCGGCGTCGGTGACTCGATAAAGTTCCTCAGGAAAACGACGGGCATTCTCGGATTCGTCAAGCAACTCGTTGGCTCCCGGGGGACCTACGAACCCGATGAACTCATCGACGGCCTCGCGCCATACGTCGGAGACGACGAGTACAACATCCGCGGCATCCACATCTACACCTTCAATCAGACGCCCGATACGGAGCAATGGCGGCGCAACCGTCTCGATACCTGA